One stretch of Narcine bancroftii isolate sNarBan1 chromosome 8, sNarBan1.hap1, whole genome shotgun sequence DNA includes these proteins:
- the LOC138741020 gene encoding uncharacterized protein isoform X3, which translates to MMKLVLRKAACDTVRLVAESPSDDHESPHRGEEDCLTVPNPAEHQLLQPTWLPESKLHAPPEDRPLQTSVLKKNQTLEASLTPGSNCHFSPGVKVLDPPCVSKSKDLIPSVDHPLYVPSISRSKGQPCYPESKNHNLLQNQGLHTRCVSDGNNPLPPEDQQLNTQNASEAKNLIPLDSQQQCALCLSGQKNTIPAENQPSASGAKDPLPVKGHQLHTMCVSKSKNLVSPENQPSCGPCMPEQKKSVCQEDQSLCIPCSSRSRGCILSEDQPVLCPLIPKSTDQPSQACCIQETGGYVTDPSKQASERQGGHRCFPKKCTSDK; encoded by the exons ATGATGAAGTTGGTGTTGAGAAAGGCGGCATGTGATACAGTGAGGTTAGTGGCGG AATCCCCATCAGATGACCATGAGTCCCCGCATCGAGGCGAAGAAGATTGCTTGACAGTTCCTAATCCTGCTGAGCACCAACTCTTACAGCCCACGTGGCTTCCAGAATCAAAACTCCATGCCCCTCCTGAAGATCGGCCATTACAAACTTCAGTGTTAAAGAAGAACCAAACATTAGAAGCTTCATTAACTCCAGGATCAAATTGCCATTTTTCTCCTGGGGTCAAGGTATTAGACCCTCCATGTGTTTCAAAATCAAAGGACCTAATTCCTTCTGTGGACCACCCTCTGTATGTACCCAGCATTTCAAGATCAAAAGGCCAACCATGCTATCCTGAATCAAAAAATCACAATCTTCTTCAGAACCAAGGGCTACACACcagatgtgtttcagatggaaATAACCCCCTCCCTCCTGAGGACCAACAGCTAAACACCCAAAATGCTTCAGAGGCAAAGAATTTAATTCCTCTTGACAGCCAACAGCAATGTGCTCTCTGCCTCTCAGGGCAAAAGAACACCATCCCTGCTGAGAACCAACCATCAGCTTCAGGTGCAAAGGATCCCCTCCCTGTTAAAGGCCATCAGTTACATACCATGTGCGTTTCAAAGTCAAAGAACCTTGTCTCTCCTGAAAACCAACCATCATGTGGGCCATGCATGCCAGAACAGAAAAAGTCAGTCTGTCAAGAAGATCAATCTTTGTGCATTCCATGTTCTTCACGATCGAGGGGGTGCATCCTGTCTGAGGATCAACCAGTACTCTGTCCACTCATTCCAAAGTCAACGGACCAACCATCGCAAGCTTGCTGCATTCAAGAGACTGGTGGGTATGTCACTGATCCATCTAAGCAAGCATCTG AAAGGCAAGGAGGACATAGATGTTTCCCAAAAAAATGCACGTCTGACAAAtaa
- the LOC138741020 gene encoding uncharacterized protein isoform X1, whose product MIITTWLIYLLGQALHDWTTSLIGKHTSGRFPSFKRGGSNSKLTGTATRIDPVCSSKTLTSNESPSDDHESPHRGEEDCLTVPNPAEHQLLQPTWLPESKLHAPPEDRPLQTSVLKKNQTLEASLTPGSNCHFSPGVKVLDPPCVSKSKDLIPSVDHPLYVPSISRSKGQPCYPESKNHNLLQNQGLHTRCVSDGNNPLPPEDQQLNTQNASEAKNLIPLDSQQQCALCLSGQKNTIPAENQPSASGAKDPLPVKGHQLHTMCVSKSKNLVSPENQPSCGPCMPEQKKSVCQEDQSLCIPCSSRSRGCILSEDQPVLCPLIPKSTDQPSQACCIQETGGYVTDPSKQASERQGGHRCFPKKCTSDK is encoded by the exons ATGATTATTACGACATGGTTAATTTATCTTTTAGGGCAAGCTCTACATGATTGGACAACATCATTAATTGGAAAGCACACATCTGGCAGATTCCCGTCCTTCAAAAGAG GTGGAAGTAACAGCAAACTCACTGGGACTGCAACACGTATAG ATCCTGTCTGCAGCTCCAAAACTCTCACGTCCAATG AATCCCCATCAGATGACCATGAGTCCCCGCATCGAGGCGAAGAAGATTGCTTGACAGTTCCTAATCCTGCTGAGCACCAACTCTTACAGCCCACGTGGCTTCCAGAATCAAAACTCCATGCCCCTCCTGAAGATCGGCCATTACAAACTTCAGTGTTAAAGAAGAACCAAACATTAGAAGCTTCATTAACTCCAGGATCAAATTGCCATTTTTCTCCTGGGGTCAAGGTATTAGACCCTCCATGTGTTTCAAAATCAAAGGACCTAATTCCTTCTGTGGACCACCCTCTGTATGTACCCAGCATTTCAAGATCAAAAGGCCAACCATGCTATCCTGAATCAAAAAATCACAATCTTCTTCAGAACCAAGGGCTACACACcagatgtgtttcagatggaaATAACCCCCTCCCTCCTGAGGACCAACAGCTAAACACCCAAAATGCTTCAGAGGCAAAGAATTTAATTCCTCTTGACAGCCAACAGCAATGTGCTCTCTGCCTCTCAGGGCAAAAGAACACCATCCCTGCTGAGAACCAACCATCAGCTTCAGGTGCAAAGGATCCCCTCCCTGTTAAAGGCCATCAGTTACATACCATGTGCGTTTCAAAGTCAAAGAACCTTGTCTCTCCTGAAAACCAACCATCATGTGGGCCATGCATGCCAGAACAGAAAAAGTCAGTCTGTCAAGAAGATCAATCTTTGTGCATTCCATGTTCTTCACGATCGAGGGGGTGCATCCTGTCTGAGGATCAACCAGTACTCTGTCCACTCATTCCAAAGTCAACGGACCAACCATCGCAAGCTTGCTGCATTCAAGAGACTGGTGGGTATGTCACTGATCCATCTAAGCAAGCATCTG AAAGGCAAGGAGGACATAGATGTTTCCCAAAAAAATGCACGTCTGACAAAtaa
- the LOC138741020 gene encoding uncharacterized protein isoform X2 — MIITTWLIYLLGQALHDWTTSLIGKHTSGRFPSFKRGGSNSKLTGTATRIDPVCSSKTLTSNESPSDDHESPHRGEEDCLTVPNPAEHQLLQPTWLPESKLHAPPEDRPLQTSVLKKNQTLEASLTPGSNCHFSPGVKVLDPPCVSKSKDLIPSVDHPLYVPSISRSKGQPCYPESKNHNLLQNQGLHTRCVSDGNNPLPPEDQQLNTQNASEAKNLIPLDSQQQCALCLSGQKNTIPAENQPSASGAKDPLPVKGHQLHTMCVSKSKNLVSPENQPSCGPCMPEQKKSVCQEDQSLCIPCSSRSRGCILSEDQPVLCPLIPKSTDQPSQACCIQETERQGGHRCFPKKCTSDK; from the exons ATGATTATTACGACATGGTTAATTTATCTTTTAGGGCAAGCTCTACATGATTGGACAACATCATTAATTGGAAAGCACACATCTGGCAGATTCCCGTCCTTCAAAAGAG GTGGAAGTAACAGCAAACTCACTGGGACTGCAACACGTATAG ATCCTGTCTGCAGCTCCAAAACTCTCACGTCCAATG AATCCCCATCAGATGACCATGAGTCCCCGCATCGAGGCGAAGAAGATTGCTTGACAGTTCCTAATCCTGCTGAGCACCAACTCTTACAGCCCACGTGGCTTCCAGAATCAAAACTCCATGCCCCTCCTGAAGATCGGCCATTACAAACTTCAGTGTTAAAGAAGAACCAAACATTAGAAGCTTCATTAACTCCAGGATCAAATTGCCATTTTTCTCCTGGGGTCAAGGTATTAGACCCTCCATGTGTTTCAAAATCAAAGGACCTAATTCCTTCTGTGGACCACCCTCTGTATGTACCCAGCATTTCAAGATCAAAAGGCCAACCATGCTATCCTGAATCAAAAAATCACAATCTTCTTCAGAACCAAGGGCTACACACcagatgtgtttcagatggaaATAACCCCCTCCCTCCTGAGGACCAACAGCTAAACACCCAAAATGCTTCAGAGGCAAAGAATTTAATTCCTCTTGACAGCCAACAGCAATGTGCTCTCTGCCTCTCAGGGCAAAAGAACACCATCCCTGCTGAGAACCAACCATCAGCTTCAGGTGCAAAGGATCCCCTCCCTGTTAAAGGCCATCAGTTACATACCATGTGCGTTTCAAAGTCAAAGAACCTTGTCTCTCCTGAAAACCAACCATCATGTGGGCCATGCATGCCAGAACAGAAAAAGTCAGTCTGTCAAGAAGATCAATCTTTGTGCATTCCATGTTCTTCACGATCGAGGGGGTGCATCCTGTCTGAGGATCAACCAGTACTCTGTCCACTCATTCCAAAGTCAACGGACCAACCATCGCAAGCTTGCTGCATTCAAGAGACTG AAAGGCAAGGAGGACATAGATGTTTCCCAAAAAAATGCACGTCTGACAAAtaa